From the Debaryomyces hansenii CBS767 chromosome F complete sequence genome, the window ATGCGTTAACTCAAGTCATGCACAGGTCTCAAGTATTAAGTAGAGGAAAGGAATATGTAACCAGattcaaagaatatttaaaatttcaattattcGAAGTAGCTATTCAAGCCAAAgtcaataataaagttgTGGCAAGAGAAACAATTAAGGCAAAGAGGAAGGATGTCACGCAAAAGCTACATGCTGCGGATATATCTAGAAGAAAGAAGTTATTGCTGAGACAAAAAGAAGGTAAAAAGCAAATGAAAGCAACAGGGAAGATAAGCATTAATCAAGAAGCTTATCAAGCCTTTTTACGTCGTGCTGACTAAAAATACGACTACGTTAAATATAATCttgtatataataatattcatgaaaatgaaaatctatatttaatgaacCTATAATTAGACGAATTATCATGCAAAACTAAATTATTCactaatatatatctaGCTTTGTAagaattttttatatacGACATTGTCTgtttcatcaacaaaattataaccaatttttttcaagaaatccTGGAAGTCCTCATCGCTTGTGCCTTCTGGAAGTACAAAACCACACAAAATCTTCCCAACATCATGGCCATGATTTCTATAGTGAAACAAGGTTATATCCCAATCATACTTCAAGGTTTGtaaaaattttgttaaaGCACCTGGTCTTTCAGGAAATTCGAATCTGAATAACCTTTCTTTAGAAATCTTATTGCAGTTAGCCGTTGTAGATTTTCCGCCGACTAAATAACGACCATGAGTCTTCGCCAACTCATTCTCTGAGATATCAATAACTTCATAATCATTACTCTTCATAGATTCAACAATAGGAGCTAATTCTTTGTCCTTATTGGTAACATTGAAActaacaaaaatatttgcagGACCACTATTGTTAAATCTATAGGAAAATTCTGTAATAGCTCTTGGGTCGATTATATTCTGTAATATAGCAAACTCACCAGGTCTCTCAGGAATGGTGACAGCTAATGATACTTCCTTACCTTCACCGAGTACAGCTCTTTCACTTACAAATCTTAATCTATCGAAATTCATATTGGCTCCACTTAAAATTGGAACGTAATTCTTATTCCTATGATCAATTTCAGAATTATCACTAAGATATCTCTTCAACCCAGCAACAGATAACGCTCCAGATGGTTCAACAATCAGTCTGgtatcttcaaaaatatctttaatTGCTGCACATAATTCATCGGTCAGAACCCTAACTActtcatcaacatatttATGGCAAAGCTTCCAAGTTTCATCACCAAGAACCTTGACAGCAGTACCGTCAGCAAAAACTCCAACCTGATCCAATGTCTTCAGTTGATGGTTTTGCAATGACTGATACAATGCATCTGCATCAAAAGTCTCGACACCAATAATCTTGACATGGGGAGCAAtcttttttaaataaacAGCAATCCCAGCTATCAATCCACCTCCACCTACTGGAACAAATAAGGCATCAAGTTTGTCTAACCTCAATTGTCTGGTGATTTCTAGGGCTATAGTACCTTGACCTGCGATGACATATGGGTGGTTAAAAGGAGGGATATTGGTCAATCCGTTCAATGAACTCAACCGATCACATTCTTTCTTCGCGCTATCAAAATCGTCTCCGTATAAAACAACTTGTGATCCTAATCTAGAaacatttttatatttgatagAAGGAGTAGCTGTTGGCATGACTATAGTAGATTGAATCTTTAATTTACTAGCAGAGAAAGCAACACCTTGTGCATGATTACCAGCAGAACATGCAATTACCCCTGATACTGGTGACTTTGAATTAGAATGTAAATGTGCAATCATATTATATGCTCCACGTAacttgaatgaaaatacCGGTAATAAATCTTCACGCTTTAAGAATATATTGGTATTGCATTTCTGTGATAAGTTAACAGCATGAGTGAGAGGAGATCCACCTTCATCGACGACATCGTAAACCCGAGATGTCAATATCAACTTAATATAATCTGGCTCACCTTCGGGCGTAAAATCAGCTTCTTGCAATTCTGGAAATTGTTGAACCGTAGATTGAGTGGAATAGAATTTGGCCGAAGTTAACGAACCAATTTTTGGTATACAAACCCTTCTGTTTACAGGCTTGTGTATGCCCTTCAATAGGTTTCTGGCAATCATCATCACCCTTCAATCTTTGTACGAAATAATTGGGCTCTTAgtgtattaaatatttcaagcTCTTGATGATtcataatgaaattattgtgGTAAATACACTACTATTTTGGAACCTAATGCAACCAATATT encodes:
- a CDS encoding DEHA2F02244p (similar to uniprot|P00927 Saccharomyces cerevisiae YER086W ILV1 Threonine deaminase catalyzes the first step in isoleucine biosynthesis); this encodes MMIARNLLKGIHKPVNRRVCIPKIGSLTSAKFYSTQSTVQQFPELQEADFTPEGEPDYIKLILTSRVYDVVDEGGSPLTHAVNLSQKCNTNIFLKREDLLPVFSFKLRGAYNMIAHLHSNSKSPVSGVIACSAGNHAQGVAFSASKLKIQSTIVMPTATPSIKYKNVSRLGSQVVLYGDDFDSAKKECDRLSSLNGLTNIPPFNHPYVIAGQGTIALEITRQLRLDKLDALFVPVGGGGLIAGIAVYLKKIAPHVKIIGVETFDADALYQSLQNHQSKTLDQVGVFADGTAVKVLGDETWKLCHKYVDEVVRVSTDELCAAIKDIFEDTRSIVEPSGALSVAGLKRYLSDNSEIDHRNKNYVPILSGANMNFDRLRFVSERAVLGEGKEVSLAVTIPERPGEFAILQNIIDPRAITEFSYRFNNSGPANIFVSFNVTNKDKELAPIVESMKSNDYEVIDISENELAKTHGRYLVGGKSTTANCNKISKERLFRFEFPERPGALTKFLQTLKYDWDITLFHYRNHGHDVGKILCGFVLPEGTSDEDFQDFLKKIGYNFVDETDNVVYKKFLQS